The DNA window ATGCGGGGATCCTCAAGCTTGCCGCCATCTTGGTGTCGCTCGCCTTCGTGGCGGCCCTGCTGGCCCTCCTGACCTTGTACATCACCTCGACCGACCGCCCGGAGGCGACAGGGGTACGTATGGGCACCATGGCCGAGACCAAGGCCTATCTCGCCAAGGAGTACCCCGAGGACGTGAAGCTCCTCTTCGTCTATACCGGTCTGTACATCAAGTCGGTGCGTTTCGACGACTCGAACTCCGTGACGCTGTCCGGCTACATCTGGCAGCGGTACGAGGGCGGGATCCCCAAGGGAGTCACCCCCGGCGTGGCGTTCCCCGAGGCGTCCAACACCTATGGCCTCGACGAGGTCTATCGGGAGAAGGACGTCAACGGCTACGCGGTGGTCGGATGGCACTTCGAGATCCAGACCAGGCAAGGATTTGACTACTCGATCTACCCGCTCGACCGGCAGAGCGTCTGGCTTCGGATGTGGCATGCCGACTTCGACAGCAACGGAGCGCTGCTCGTCCCAGACCTCGACGGCTACCCACCGTGGGTCGACAAGGACTTCAACGGCGTCGACAAGGAAACGGTGTTCGACGAGTGGGTGCCGAACTACACGTTCTTCGCCTACCACAAGATCCCGTACAGCTCGTCCTTCGGATACGGCAAGTTCGTCAAGAGCGCAGGTAGGCCGGAGCTGTACTTCAACATGGGGTTCAAGCGAGGGATCTTCGGTGCGTTCGTCGGAAACCTGATCCCGATGATCTTCGTCTCGTTGATCATGTTCGCCTCGCTGTTCCCTGGGTCCGTCCACCCCGACCGAGCAGAGGACACCGGGTTCAGCACGATGGGCGTGATGGCGTTCACGGTCACCATGCTGCTTGTGGTCGTGGTCCAGCACAGCTCCATCCGGAGCGCGGTCGGAGGAAGCGCGCTGTCCTACCTCGACTACCTGATGTTTGTTCTGTACGCGGTGATCCTGCTCGTCACGCTCAACGCGATCCTGGTCCGAAGCCGGAAACCGCTCCGCTGGATCCTCTGGCGCGACAACCTCGCACCGAAGCTGCTGTACTGGCCCGTTCTGCTTGGACTGGCCCTCCTGGCAACCCAACTCTCGCTCGGATAGGGCAGGTCAGCGCCGGGCGGCAGCGCATAGCGCGTGTTCGCCGGGGTCGTTCCACGCATGCTCGAACGTCTGCACGTGGTCCAGGCCGTCATCGGATTCCCTCGTCGAGACCCCAGGAGACGACCTTGTCGGCGGTGATGCGGATGATCGCCTCGCCGCCGTCCGCGGGATGCTCGATCGTCTCCGCGGTGCCTTGGACCATGATGCAGCGCGGGCGCCACGGAGCGAGGACGTCGTCGATGACGAGCGCCACGTTCGGATTCTTCTGGGCGTTCCGGAACTTCCGGGTCGCCGCGAAGTCTCGGCCGGAGACGTCGATCGTGCCCAGCGCCGCGTTGTACGTCCAGCCGAGCGGCACCACGTGCGGCCGGCCGTATGCGTCGATCGTGGCGAGCCGGCCCAGCCTCCGATCGCCGTCGGTCAGGAACCTCAGTTCGGCCTTGGTGAATCGTGTCATGCCAGGAGATTGACATGAGGATATTCCGCGCGTCAACTATCTGATATCTTGAGAGCGTGCACACACGCTTCGTCGACGACCCGCGGCTCACGGCGGTCGGCCTCCTCGTGGAGGTGTACGGAGGCCTCATCCGCCGGCTCGACGCCGTACACGCCGCCAACGGGCTCACCGGCACCGACTTCGACGTGCTGATTCGCCTCGTTCGCTCGCCAGCCAAGCGGTTGCGGATGACCGACCTCGCGACCCAAACGGCGCTGTCGACGAGCGGCATCACCCGAATCGTCGACCGGCTCGAGTCCCGGAGCCTCGTGGCGCGCCAGCCATGTATGGACGACCGCCGCAGCTCGTGGGCCTCGCTCACCGACAGCGGCCAGCACCTACTCGACGCCCATCTGCCGGGCCTGGTGCACGCGATCGACGAGGCCTTCGTGGGGTTGCTCACCACCGAACAGCTCGACGGTTTCCTCGACACCCTCGGCACGATGCGCGACGCCTTGCATCCCGGTGCCACCGCCGGCGCGGACATCTAGGCATCTCGCTCGGACGTCCACGGGGCTGCGAGCCCCGTGGACGTCCGCTAGGTCAAGCGACTAGCAGGGATCCACGTACCAAACCTTGTAGCCCTCATAGTATTCATCGACGATGGAATGAGCGGGCTCGGACAATCCAATGAATTCGTATGCGCCGTTATAGAAGGCGGCCTGAGTGCCACCAGTCTGGTTGTTGTCATACGACCTGAAGTTGGCCATCGGAACGTACTGGAGGTCGCAATAGAACAACTCGAACTTGTCGCCCGTGCGGTAGGTGCCCGAATAGAAGCAGATGTAGTAGAACTCGCAGGCCGCGCTCGCAGCCTTGCCACCCGCCATGCTGACGGCCTGCTTCTGGCCCGGCGCCGCGATGACGGTCTTGCCGACCCCGCCCTTCCAGAGCACCTCGTTGGCGGAGATCTGCTTCCCACCGCGCTTGGCGACCTCTTTGTCGACCTTCGCCTGAAGGACCTTGGCCTGCACCGCATTCAGGCCCGCCCGCGTCGCCTGAGTAGCGAACTTCTCAGCCTTCGACTCGGAGCCAATGGGCTTTGCAGCCGCCACTCCTGTACCCAACGCGACCACGGAGAATGCGAAAAGTAGGACGGCGAGAAACCGCCTGATACGTAAAGCGATTGCCACTTTGGAGCCCCTCTCTTGGGATGATTCGCACCGAAGTACATATGCTCACATCCCGCTGGACAGCCTGACTGAAGTGGCAGGCATATGCCAAACGTTCTCTTACTTCGTCACAAATGTGGCCGTCGAACGGTCCGTCCATTTCATTCGTCACTATTCAGCGTGGTTGAGGGGCGGCCCCCGAAAGGTGCCGCCCCCGTTCACGAGGTGTTACTGGTACTGCAAGGTCCTACAGTGCCGGCAGGATGCTGGCGGAGGCGTAGGAGATCTCCACCTTCGAGTTCACCGGCAGTCCGTGACGCGGAGACTTGATCACGACCTCGATCTGGGTGACCGTGATGCTCGTCGACGTCTTGCGGATCTTGTTCAGCGTGATCTGGACACCGAGCACGTCGATCCGGGTGTTCGGGCCGATGTCGGTGTCGAGCACCTGCTTGCCACCGATCCGCAGGTTCACGAACTTCGAACCCCTGTCCGACAGCTCCACCGGTCCGCCGGCGGACTGCTTCGCCGTGGCGACGGACTTGATGGCGTCTGCCGTGATCAGACCGCCGAGCAGGTTCACTCCGGCGAGCTCTGCTTCGACCCGCGACTTCGCGGGGTCACCCGCGGAGCCCTCGGCCTTCGTCGCAGCGCCCTTCGCCCTGGCGATGCCGCCCAGGTCACCGGAAGCGACCCGGTTGGACGACGTGCCACCGAGGCAGGGAACCGCGACCAGGGAGGTCGGGCCCGACTCGACGGTCTTGTCGAGCAGCGTCACCTTGGTGGCGAAGCCGCGGCCACCGAGGTAGCCCACCGCCGGCGGGGTCAGCTGCGCGTTAGCGCGGCCGATGGTCACGTCGACGTTGAACTTGTTCCCCAGCTGGCTGTTGGGGAGGACCTTGACGTGCAGAGCCGTCGTGGTCGTCTCGAACGTGCCGTTGGCCTTGGTCCGAGTCAGCTGCTCGTTGAGGATCACCTCGGCGATCTTGCCAACGCCGGGCAGAGCAACCTTGATCTTGGTGTTGGGCCCAACCTCGGCGTCGATCTTCTTGCCGAGGATGGTGAGGTCGGCGAGAACGGACTTGTTCTCGGCCTTCCAGCCGTCCGGCGTCGACTTCACCTTCGCCTCGGCCGTGATGGCCTTGGCGCGGATGATGCCGCCGAGCAACGAGGTGCCAGCGGTCGTGGACGTCGACTTCGTCGCCCGCGAGTCGCCCCATTCGGAAGAGTCGACCGTCGTGACCGTAGCGCCGGCCTTGCCGACCCTTCCGAGGTCAGCGGCGGCCGAGTTGTTCTTCGCCTTCTTGCCCGGGGCCGTCGTGCAAGCAAGGCTGACGTACGCCGTCGGGCCGGACATAGCCGACCGGTCGGCGTTGTAGACGCTGGTTCCATAGGCGTACGCCGTGAAACCAATCTCTGGGCCGGCCGCGTGGGCGGCGGCAGGGGTCACCGCAACCAGCGTGCCAGCGCCCACGAGGGTGGATGCCAGAACGCCAGCAAATCGGCGCCCGGCCGTACGTAGATGCATCGAGCCCCCTCAATCAGGGTGTCGGATGATGCCAAAACCTGCGCCATTCCAAGTACCAGACGTACTAATCGGCCACAAGAACCCTCGACGCGTTACGCATAACGAGCATGAGCTTCCATCCGCGGACCCGTCCATATTTCGTGCTACTCATACGCGCCGGTATACAGATGCGGGTTCATCCGGGCGGGCGTTACGTTTCTGACTTGCTCAACGCTTCCTCTTTAACGGGGCCGCACTGGTGGGGAGCATGGACAGATGAACCAGTCCGATGAGTACGAGGAGGCCGAGACCGAACGTCGGCGGTTGCTGCAGATACCGTGCGGCCAGTGCGGTCAGGGCGCCGGGTATCTGTGCATCGGCCCCGGCGGCCGCGGACTGAGCATCCATCGTCAGCATGAGATTCGCTTCAAGCAGGCCGGTATCAGGAGAGGAGTCTTGCGTGCGCTGCTGGATAGGGCGGGTCTGCTTTAGCCTTGCGACACCGAACGGGTTTCCAAACCCGCCCGGCCGGGAGTAGTCTCCATGTCCCCTGAGGAGAAAGTGGCAGTGGCAGTTTGTCAAAGGCAGCATGAGCAGATACTCGATCGGGTAGGCGATCTGGGTAACTGTTCGTGTGATCGTGTCCACCGCTCCCGCCGCCGACGGGGACGCCACCCCCCTGACGCCCGTCGTCGGATCCCTTCAGGCGTGGACGCGACAGCAGTGGGCGGCCCTCATCCGACCTCCCCCGGCGTGATGGGGGTCGCTCATTCGATGGTGGCGAGGTCGCCGAAGCCGGCGGCGTCGAGGAGTCGCGCTGGATGCGGGCCGCGGTGTCGTTGAGGGCGGCCCATCCGGGCAAGTTGCCCGGACCCCAGAGTCGGATCGGACGCTGTCCGCGTGGAGTACGGACCAGGTCGGCGATGGCGTCGGCAACCTGCTGCGGGGGTGGGTCCGGTGGCCCGGGTCGTTCGAGGAGATGGGTCTCGGCCATGCGGGCGAGGTCGCCGTACTCACGCCGCCGTCGAGCGTTGTCCGGTGTGAGCCGTCGAAGGTAGCGCCGGTAGTTGGCAACGCCGTTCGGATCCACGAGGTCGGTTTGATACTCGCCCGGTTCAACGATCACGACGTCCACGCCGAATCGGGAGAGTTCGTAGCGGCTCGTCTCGGTGATCGCTTCCATCGCCCACTTCGAGGCCACGTACGCACCCATGAACGGCAGCACGAGCCGGCCGAGCGCGGTCGTCACCTGCACGACGAGACCATCGGACTGACGACGCATCAGCGGGAGGACGGCGCGGTTCATGCGGACGTGCCCGAACACGTTGGTATCGAAGAAGTCTCGCAGATCGTCGACTGAGAGCGTCTCCATCACCGCGGGCGAGAAGATCCCGGCGTTTTTGACGAGTACGTCGATCCGGCCGGCGCGGTCGGCAACCCGTCGAACGCCAGCCTCAACGGAACGGTCGTCGCGGATGTCGATGTCGAGCACCTCGAGCGCCAACGACGCCTGACGAGCGGTAGCGCGGAACTCCTTGGCCACGCCGGCGTTGGCGCTGCGGGTGTTGCGCATCGACGCGAACACGCGGTGGCCGGCGCGAGCCAAGGTCAACGCGGTGAGCAGTCCGAAGCCGCTGCTCGTTCCGGTGATCAGGACGACCTTGCTCCCACCCGTAGCCGCTGCTGCCAAGGTGGCAGGGAGGGCCGCGGCCACGCCGAGAGCGGCCGTTCCAGCGAGCAGCGAACGTCGTCGAATATCTCTGGGACTCATCTGCTGACCTTTCCAGTGGTGGGGATTCACCAGCGCCGCAGGGTGAATCGGTCGGTCGGCGTACCCGCGACGAGCAGGTCGAGCCGACCGCTGGCGACGTAGGTGCCGTACGGGCTGACCGCGGCGGTGGTCGGAACGGCATCCGCCCAGGGTGCTGATTCGCCAACAGTGGTGGCCGATCGCCAACCGTCGCGCGTTCGCAAGACCGACCCGGCACCGTCCAGCCGTTGCCCGAGCGCGTTGGACACCACCAGCAGCGAGCCGTCTGGACGCAGCACGAGTCCGCCGCCGACCAGCGGCCAGTCGAGGCGTACCTCTTCGAACCGGTGTGGGCGCGAGAGCGGGATTCGCAGCAGAACCCCAGCGTCGTAGCGCACCGCGAGCAGGTAGCCGTCGGGGTGCCAGACGATTCCGTTCATGCCGTCGCCGATCGGGCTGGCGAGCTGGGGGCTCTGAACGAGGACGGAGGCCCTACCCCGCGTGTCCACCCGGTAGATCTTGTCCGAGGTCGAGTCGGTCACGTACGCGTTGCCGGCCCGGTCGATCGCGAAATCGTTCGCGACATGCGGCCCCGGCCCCATGGCGAGATCGACGAGATGCTTCGTTCGTCCGGTCTCGAGGTCGAAGATCGCCAGCCCGGCCTGCTTCTGCACCGTCTCCGGCGTCGACCTGGTGCCGACCCCGTAGTCGGCGTACGCGGCGAGCACCCGGTTGCGCCGGGCGTCGACGTGTACACCGATCGTGAAGACGATCCGCGGCTCGTTCGCCAACGTCCGTGTGCTTCCGTCGGTCTTGACGATCGAGACCGTGCCGTGGCGTACCGATCCGACCAGGAACGACTTCCGGCTGGGATCCCACGCCACGCCCTCGGGATGCAAGGTCGGCGCCGAACCGTCGATCACGGCTGGCGGCGCTGCTCTGCTCGCGGCGGCCGCGGGCTGTGCCACGGGTATCAGGAGCAGAGCGAGGAGGAGTACGTTCGCCTTCATCAGAGCCTCAGAACATCGTGTTGTGGTTGGCTGAACTCTTTGGAATGGCCTGCGCGACGTCCCAGTGCTCGACGATCCGGCCGGCTTCCAGGCGGACGCTGTCCATGACCGCCGAGCCGCGGTCGGACGGGCTCATCGTCATCATGCTGTGCGTCACGACGAGATCTCCCTCGGCGATGACTCGCCTGATCTCCAAGCGGAGCTCGGGAAACTGGGCGACGAACCCCGTCAGAAACCGCAGGGAAGCCTCTGCTCCGTCCGGCGCCATCGGGTTGTGCTGCACGTACTTGTCGCCGATGTACTTCGCGAAAGCCTCGGCCGGCCCCTTCTCGTTGAAGACCTGGTGCAGGTAGCTCGCCACCAGCTGCTTGTTCTGTTCGAGGTCCGCCATCTCGCGCCCTTCGTCGTCGTGACCCTCGTGTTCGACTCCACCAGACCGTGATCAGCGACGGAAGGATCGACTTGATCTGGTGCTATACCGTGCAGATATGACCGACTTGGAGCTGCGAGAGCTGCGCTTCTTCCACGCCGTGGCCGAAGAGCTCAACTTCTCCCGTGCGGCAGAACGCCTGGGGATGGCTCAACCGCCACTGTCACGGGCGATCCGGCAGCTCGAACGTCGGCCCGGCGTCGAGCTGTTCGAGCGGAGCAACCGGCATGTCGCGCTGACCGACGCCGGCCTCGCCCTGATGCCCGAGGCCGAACGCGTCTTCGCCGCGGTAGCCGTGGCGGTCGCCCGGACTCGCCAAGCAGGCATGCCCGACCAGTTGACGATCACCGCCAAACCTGCCGTGGCGACGGACCTTCTGCGCGAGATCGTAACGGCGTTCCGCGACCTGCCGGGCGCGCCGCTGGTCCAGGTCGTCGTCAGCGGCTACGGGCAGCAAGAGGCTATGCTCCGCGACGGCCGCGCCGACCTCGCCCTACTCGGTTCTCCGCACGAGGAGGAAGGACTGGAGCTGGAACCCCTGATCTCCGGGCCGCGAGTGGCCGCGCTGCCGATCGGGCACGAGCTCGCCGGCCGGCCCGGGCTCTGATGCCGCGACTTCGCGGGCCTGCTGATGCCGCAGTGGGCCGGATCCAACCCCACCCAACGGGCCTACTGGGCAGGACAGGATCGGAACCCACACCGGGGCCAAGGCACCGCCGTGACCGGCCCACCGGTCCACGATGCCTCCGAGGTCATGGAAGCCGTCGCCCTCGGCCAAGCAGTCGCGCTGATTCCTGCATCGCTCGCCAGCCGGAACGTTCGCGGAGACATCGCGTACCGTCCGGTCCACGACGCGAGTCCCTACGAGACGATGATCGCGTGGCGGGTCGGCAACCAGACCGCCTGGGGAGCCCGTTTCGTACGTACGGCAAGGGAGCTCACGTCCGGGCAGTCCAACCGTTCAATCGCCGCGGCTGTCTGAAATGCGTCCCCACCTAACGCGGCGCCGACCCCCTCGATCCGTGAGGAGTTCTTCAAGGCCGACGCCGACGGCCTGCTCCACATCGTCCTCGTCAACCGCCCGCATCACCCAACCACAGAGCAGATCCACGAGCTGATCAGGCACATCGACTGAGCCGTCGGTCAGGGACAGCGCGGGACGGGTGCGCTCCACGTGGTGTTCGAGCGGTTGGCGACGTGATAGTCGGGCACCCAGCGGGAGTCGACGAGGCGGTTCCACACCGTGGAGGTGCCGATCGCTGAGCCGCTTCGCTGGCACATGACGTACGCGAGGGCGCCCGGCGGCAGCGGCGGTCCCGACGGGGGATGGGACGCGCTCGGACCGGTGCGCGCCGTCAGGGCCGCGCCGCTGGTGACCTGCCCGGGATAGATGCAGCGCTGCAGTGGCGGGGAGAACGTCGTCTGCGAGGGCGTGGAGACATAGGAGTCCGACACCCACGAGCCATCGGCTACCCGGTTCCAGACGTTCGACGTGCCGACGCGTTGCCCGTAGCCCTGGCACACCACCTTGATCGTCGACCCGGGCGCGTACGAGCGCCGCACCGGCGCGTTCGTGAACGGCTCGGAGCGGCCGTTCAACGGCGACGCGCTGGTGACGGTGTAGGGCCTCGCGACCGTGGCGACGGGAGCGTCGAACTGGTCGCTGTCGATGTTGAGCGTCACGCCGCCCCACGTCTCGTCGTGGTCGCCTCGATACTGCTTGGCCCGTTGGTGGAACGACCACCGCGAGTTCGGCGCCGTCGGCCAGTCGACCAGGGACGGGTTGCCGTCCCACCGCGCCATCCAGACGGCGTCAGGCCGCGCGTAGGTCGTCGAGGTGTAGACGCCGGAAAGGTTGAGAAGGCCGGAGTCCTGATGGACGTACACGCCGGCGAGGAAGCCGCCGGCGTGCAGTGTTTTCGTCCACGCGGACACGTAGCGCCGGGCCGCGAGGACGCAGGAGGCGTTCGTTCGGTCGTAGTGCTCCACGTCGGCGTACAGCGCGCTGCCGGGAATGATGCCAAGGGCACGGCTCTTCGCGATCGCGTCGTTGGCCTCGCTCGCTCCGTACGCCGCGGCGGTACTCGCGGTGTACCTGTAAGGCTTGGTGCCGAAGATGCAGCTCGGCTGGCGCCCGAAGTACGTGGGGATCAGCAGGTAGCCCAGGGCCGTCGCCTGGGCCACCCAGCCGCCGGTGAGGTTCGGCTGCGCACAGCCGCGGTTGACGCCGCCGAAGTAGATGTTCACGCGGTGGTAGTCGGCTGCCTTCCAGGCGCGCAGCGTGCTGATCGGCGGTGCCGTACAGGTGTCGAACGCGCGGCCAGTTGTGAGGGTGGCAGAGGCGTTGATCGGGTAGCTGCCGGGAGTGGCCGGCTCGGCCCTTGCCGGGTCGCCGACAGCGAGAACGGGCAGCAGCAGCGCCAGGGGGATCGCGAGCCGCCGGACGACGGAGAGAGGTGTGCGCATGAGATGCTCCGGAAACGTCGCGCAACTGACCTCGAAGATAGGACTGTGCAGAGGGCACGGCAAGAGGGCTGGTCCTCAGGAGTAGCCGAACGGCATCCGCGGTTGGTAGGGGGCTGCAAGGGCGGCGACCTCGTCCGTACTCAGGCTCAGGTCCACGGCGGCGAGGATGTCGGTGAGATGGTCGGGTCGCGTGGCGCCGACGATCGGGGCGACGACGATCGGTTGAGCGAGGAGCCAGGCGAGAGCCACGGTTGCCGGCGGCACGGACCTTCCGGCGGCGACCTTCTCCACAGCGGCGAGGATCTCGGCGTCGTTGGGGTGAGCCGGTGGCCGGAGCCGACCAGGTTGCTCAGCCAGTTCACGTACCGTCGGCGCCGTGGCGCGCGGCGCCGCGAGGACCCCGCGGGCAAGGGGACTGTAGGCGAGCACGCCGACGCCCTGGTCGGCGCACTGCGGGATCATCTCCCGCTCCTCCTCGCGGTAGAGGAGGTTGTAGCGAGTCTGCATGGACACGAACCGGGTCCCTCCCGCCTGGGCCGCTGTGTACTGGGCCTTCGCGAACTGCCACGCGTACATGAGGGAGGCACCGAGATACCGGACCTTGCCGACCCGTACCAGATCCTCGAGCGCCTGCATCGTCTCCTCGATCGGCGTTTCAGGGTCCCAGCGGTGGATCTGGTAGAGATCGACGTAGTCCGTGCCCAACCTGCGCAGGGACGCGTCGATCGAGTTCATGAGGTGGGCTCGGGACAGGCCGCGATCGTTGGGGCCGTCGCCCATCGGGTAGAAGACCTTGGTCGCGAGGACATAGTCGTCACGCCGGACGAAGAGTTCGCGGAGAAGCCGTCCAGTGACCTCCTCACTCACGCCGTTCGAGTACATGTCGGCGGTGTCGAAGAAGGTCACGCCCGCCTCGACCGCCCTTCGCAA is part of the Tenggerimyces flavus genome and encodes:
- a CDS encoding PPOX class F420-dependent oxidoreductase, with protein sequence MTRFTKAELRFLTDGDRRLGRLATIDAYGRPHVVPLGWTYNAALGTIDVSGRDFAATRKFRNAQKNPNVALVIDDVLAPWRPRCIMVQGTAETIEHPADGGEAIIRITADKVVSWGLDEGIR
- a CDS encoding MarR family winged helix-turn-helix transcriptional regulator, producing MHTRFVDDPRLTAVGLLVEVYGGLIRRLDAVHAANGLTGTDFDVLIRLVRSPAKRLRMTDLATQTALSTSGITRIVDRLESRSLVARQPCMDDRRSSWASLTDSGQHLLDAHLPGLVHAIDEAFVGLLTTEQLDGFLDTLGTMRDALHPGATAGADI
- a CDS encoding choice-of-anchor P family protein, coding for MTPAAAHAAGPEIGFTAYAYGTSVYNADRSAMSGPTAYVSLACTTAPGKKAKNNSAAADLGRVGKAGATVTTVDSSEWGDSRATKSTSTTAGTSLLGGIIRAKAITAEAKVKSTPDGWKAENKSVLADLTILGKKIDAEVGPNTKIKVALPGVGKIAEVILNEQLTRTKANGTFETTTTALHVKVLPNSQLGNKFNVDVTIGRANAQLTPPAVGYLGGRGFATKVTLLDKTVESGPTSLVAVPCLGGTSSNRVASGDLGGIARAKGAATKAEGSAGDPAKSRVEAELAGVNLLGGLITADAIKSVATAKQSAGGPVELSDRGSKFVNLRIGGKQVLDTDIGPNTRIDVLGVQITLNKIRKTSTSITVTQIEVVIKSPRHGLPVNSKVEISYASASILPAL
- a CDS encoding SDR family oxidoreductase; amino-acid sequence: MSPRDIRRRSLLAGTAALGVAAALPATLAAAATGGSKVVLITGTSSGFGLLTALTLARAGHRVFASMRNTRSANAGVAKEFRATARQASLALEVLDIDIRDDRSVEAGVRRVADRAGRIDVLVKNAGIFSPAVMETLSVDDLRDFFDTNVFGHVRMNRAVLPLMRRQSDGLVVQVTTALGRLVLPFMGAYVASKWAMEAITETSRYELSRFGVDVVIVEPGEYQTDLVDPNGVANYRRYLRRLTPDNARRRREYGDLARMAETHLLERPGPPDPPPQQVADAIADLVRTPRGQRPIRLWGPGNLPGWAALNDTAARIQRDSSTPPASATSPPSNERPPSRRGRSDEGRPLLSRPRLKGSDDGRQGGGVPVGGGSGGHDHTNSYPDRLPDRVSAHAAFDKLPLPLSPQGTWRLLPAGRVWKPVRCRKAKADPPYPAAHARLLS
- a CDS encoding SMP-30/gluconolactonase/LRE family protein, coding for MAQPAAAASRAAPPAVIDGSAPTLHPEGVAWDPSRKSFLVGSVRHGTVSIVKTDGSTRTLANEPRIVFTIGVHVDARRNRVLAAYADYGVGTRSTPETVQKQAGLAIFDLETGRTKHLVDLAMGPGPHVANDFAIDRAGNAYVTDSTSDKIYRVDTRGRASVLVQSPQLASPIGDGMNGIVWHPDGYLLAVRYDAGVLLRIPLSRPHRFEEVRLDWPLVGGGLVLRPDGSLLVVSNALGQRLDGAGSVLRTRDGWRSATTVGESAPWADAVPTTAAVSPYGTYVASGRLDLLVAGTPTDRFTLRRW
- a CDS encoding nuclear transport factor 2 family protein, with amino-acid sequence MADLEQNKQLVASYLHQVFNEKGPAEAFAKYIGDKYVQHNPMAPDGAEASLRFLTGFVAQFPELRLEIRRVIAEGDLVVTHSMMTMSPSDRGSAVMDSVRLEAGRIVEHWDVAQAIPKSSANHNTMF
- a CDS encoding LysR family transcriptional regulator: MTDLELRELRFFHAVAEELNFSRAAERLGMAQPPLSRAIRQLERRPGVELFERSNRHVALTDAGLALMPEAERVFAAVAVAVARTRQAGMPDQLTITAKPAVATDLLREIVTAFRDLPGAPLVQVVVSGYGQQEAMLRDGRADLALLGSPHEEEGLELEPLISGPRVAALPIGHELAGRPGL
- a CDS encoding glycoside hydrolase domain-containing protein; its protein translation is MRTPLSVVRRLAIPLALLLPVLAVGDPARAEPATPGSYPINASATLTTGRAFDTCTAPPISTLRAWKAADYHRVNIYFGGVNRGCAQPNLTGGWVAQATALGYLLIPTYFGRQPSCIFGTKPYRYTASTAAAYGASEANDAIAKSRALGIIPGSALYADVEHYDRTNASCVLAARRYVSAWTKTLHAGGFLAGVYVHQDSGLLNLSGVYTSTTYARPDAVWMARWDGNPSLVDWPTAPNSRWSFHQRAKQYRGDHDETWGGVTLNIDSDQFDAPVATVARPYTVTSASPLNGRSEPFTNAPVRRSYAPGSTIKVVCQGYGQRVGTSNVWNRVADGSWVSDSYVSTPSQTTFSPPLQRCIYPGQVTSGAALTARTGPSASHPPSGPPLPPGALAYVMCQRSGSAIGTSTVWNRLVDSRWVPDYHVANRSNTTWSAPVPRCP
- a CDS encoding aldo/keto reductase — protein: MQYTRLGSSGLKVSRIALGMMSYGDPADEPWFLSADAAEPILRRAVEAGVTFFDTADMYSNGVSEEVTGRLLRELFVRRDDYVLATKVFYPMGDGPNDRGLSRAHLMNSIDASLRRLGTDYVDLYQIHRWDPETPIEETMQALEDLVRVGKVRYLGASLMYAWQFAKAQYTAAQAGGTRFVSMQTRYNLLYREEEREMIPQCADQGVGVLAYSPLARGVLAAPRATAPTVRELAEQPGRLRPPAHPNDAEILAAVEKVAAGRSVPPATVALAWLLAQPIVVAPIVGATRPDHLTDILAAVDLSLSTDEVAALAAPYQPRMPFGYS